One Nesterenkonia populi DNA window includes the following coding sequences:
- a CDS encoding UbiA family prenyltransferase — MRSTSMSALGALWKSSHPGPTLVVTALAGLLALSAELELWRGALLTAAVFFGQLSVGLSNDALDAERDRAVQRSDKPIARGDISVRAAWAATWACLGAALLLSAPLGAGLLTAHAAALASAWAYNAGLKATALSVLPYMVTFGIFPSLPVLADEPAQWAGVWVWCTGAALGIALHFTNVLPDLEDDARTGIRGLPHRLGGQISALGASAAVVVGAAAATLGPAQWRAAEVPAVSWLLFGAVVVLAAFTVAAGRGARSGRLQFRLVMLAALILAVQLVLSGGSLTA, encoded by the coding sequence ATGAGAAGCACCTCCATGTCAGCACTGGGCGCGCTGTGGAAGTCGTCCCATCCCGGGCCCACACTGGTGGTGACGGCTCTGGCCGGCCTGCTTGCGCTCAGCGCAGAGCTGGAGCTCTGGCGTGGTGCTCTGCTGACAGCGGCAGTATTCTTCGGGCAGCTCTCGGTGGGACTGTCCAATGACGCATTGGACGCCGAGCGGGACCGTGCGGTGCAGCGCAGCGACAAGCCCATTGCCCGGGGCGACATCAGCGTGCGCGCCGCCTGGGCTGCCACGTGGGCCTGCTTGGGAGCCGCCCTGCTTCTGTCGGCTCCGCTGGGGGCAGGCCTGCTGACTGCCCATGCTGCTGCTCTGGCTTCCGCGTGGGCGTACAACGCCGGGCTGAAAGCTACAGCACTGTCCGTGCTGCCCTACATGGTGACGTTCGGAATCTTCCCCTCGCTGCCGGTTCTGGCAGATGAGCCGGCTCAGTGGGCCGGCGTGTGGGTGTGGTGCACCGGGGCTGCGCTGGGCATCGCACTGCATTTCACCAACGTTCTGCCTGATCTGGAGGACGATGCTCGCACGGGCATCCGCGGTCTGCCGCACCGCCTCGGCGGGCAGATTTCAGCCCTGGGTGCGTCCGCGGCCGTGGTGGTGGGGGCCGCGGCCGCCACGCTCGGGCCGGCGCAATGGCGGGCGGCTGAGGTGCCTGCTGTTTCCTGGCTCCTCTTCGGTGCGGTGGTGGTGCTCGCCGCGTTCACCGTCGCAGCCGGCAGGGGAGCCCGTTCGGGGCGGCTGCAGTTTCGCCTGGTGATGCTCGCCGCTCTGATCCTGGCAGTTCAGCTGGTGCTCTCAGGAGGCTCCCTGACGGCCTAG